A genome region from Naumovozyma castellii chromosome 5, complete genome includes the following:
- the NCAS0E01650 gene encoding pleiotropic drug resistance family ABC transporter: MDESNLQSFSGDSNPASKGDDGSNSIALSESSFVGRNPEKQTINNKTGEVSTDSQDSDELNKDYIHRVETVADVLSRHTTRSGRAIEDPELQAANSDSFDARAIFASFVRDAEEQGIHVRKAGVTLEDVSAEGINASMSEGRTVGDLLAFPYTIHKYIRSMSNTKMRKILQNCNALAKPGEMILVLGRPGAGCSSFLKVTAGEIDQFAGGVKGDIAYDGIPQDEMMKKYKGDVIYNGELDVHFPFLTVQQTLDFAIACKTPAKRVNNISKAEYVKTTRELYATIFGLRHTYHTKVGNDFVRGVSGGERKRVSIAEALVANGSVYCWDNATRGLDASTALEYAKAIRIMTNLLESTAFVTIYQASENIYETFDKVTVLYDGRQIYYGGIHEATEYFTEMGYERPSRQATAEYLTALTDRNGYHQIRPGFEDKVPRSVEEFERYWLESPEFAQLRADITSYKAEIDSQKTRELYNQSLAEEKAKGTRTKSYYTISYLEQIKLCTKRGFQRIYGNKAYTVINVSSSVIQAFIAGSLFYKSPSDTSGSFSRSGVLYFSLLFYSLMGLANITFEHRPILQKHKNYSLYHPSAEALASTFSAAPFRMISLTCFIIILYFLAGLHVDAGAFFIVYLFLTMCSETINSLFEIDYRRVIVLAQANFICGILTMAISLYSTYMIQLHSMRPWFKWISYILPIRYCFESMLNAEFHGRHMDCGGTLVPSGPGYENVSNDNRVCPFAGSKPGQSWVLGDDYLRLQYTYQYKHTWRNFGIMWCFLIGYLVIKAVVTEFKRPVKGGGDALIFKKGAEQFKHSSDPEFTASSSSDASNEDKVSDPNAGEFENLEATGVFIWRDVCYTIPYDGGQRMLLDHVSGYCIPGTLTALMGESGAGKTTLLNTLAQRNVGIITGDMLINGHPIDASFERRTGYVQQQDIHIAELTVRESLQFSARMRRAQAIPDEEKMAYVEKIIQVLDMEYYAEALVGEIGRGLNVEQRKKLSIGVELVAKPDLLLFLDEPTSGLDSQSSWAIIQLLRKLAQAGQSILCTIHQPSATLFEQFDRLLLLRKGGQTVYFGDIGKNSRTLLDYFEGNSARKCDQRENPAEYILEAIGAGATASSESNWHDLWINSPEYLTVNEKVDELIRDLSQQENKVDPAALSTYATSYAYQFNYVLKRTAITFWRNVTYIGSKLLLLGLGGLFIGFTFFNVGKSFIGLQNAMFGAFMSLVMAAPVIMQMMGFALASRELFETRESKSNMFHWSLLLVTQYLNELPYHLFFSTIFFVSSYFPLRIFYEAPRSGVYFLNYCIMFQLYYVGFGLMVLYASPNLPSANVILGLCLSFLISFCGVTQPKSLMPGFWTFMWKASPYTYFVQNMVGIMLHKKPVVCSKKELNYFNPPSGQTCGQYMERFLSRSPGYIQNPDATSQCAYCVYTQGDEYLTHLSSSYSYLWRNFGFYWAYIIFNIFAMVILYYIFHVRQTQLINLGSIMNRIKRVKT, translated from the coding sequence ATGGACGAATCAAATTTACAATCATTTTCCGGTGATTCGAACCCTGCGTCCAAAGGTGATGACGGTAGCAATTCCATCGCGCTCTCTGAATCATCCTTCGTGGGCCGTAACCCGGAAAAGCAAACAATCAATAATAAGACCGGTGAAGTTTCAACTGATTCACAGGATTCAGATGAGCTAAACAAAGATTACATCCATAGAGTGGAGACCGTGGCTGATGTTCTATCTCGTCACACTACTAGAAGTGGACGCGCCATTGAAGATCCGGAATTACAAGCTGCTAACTCAGATTCTTTCGATGCACGTGCCATCTTTGCCAGTTTTGTTAGGGACGCCGAAGAGCAAGGCATTCATGTTCGTAAAGCTGGTGTGACTCTAGAAGATGTGAGTGCTGAGGGTATCAATGCCTCCATGTCTGAAGGTAGAACTGTAGGTGATTTACTGGCTTTCCCCTATACTATTCACAAGTATATTAGATCTATGTCAAATACCAAGATGAGAAagattttacaaaattGTAATGCTTTGGCTAAACCAGGTGAGATGATTCTTGTCTTGGGTAGACCCGGTGCTGGTTGTTCCTCTTTCTTGAAAGTCACAGCTGGTGaaattgatcaatttgCCGGTGGTGTCAAGGGTGATATAGCTTATGATGGTATTCCTCAAGAtgaaatgatgaaaaaatacAAAGGTGACGTTATTTACAATGGGGAATTGGATGTTCATTTCCCCTTCTTAACCGTGCAACAAACTTTGGATTTCGCCATTGCATGTAAGACACCTGCTAAGAGAGTCAACAACATATCAAAGGCTGAATATGTGAAGACTACAAGAGAATTATATGCTACCATTTTTGGGCTAAGACACACTTATCATACTAAAGTTGGGAATGATTTTGTGAGAGGTGTTTCCGGTGGTGAACGTAAGCGTGTCTCCATCGCTGAAGCTTTAGTCGCTAATGGCTCTGTTTACTGTTGGGATAACGCCACTAGAGGTTTAGATGCATCCACTGCATTAGAATACGCAAAGGCCATCCGTATCATGACAAATCTCTTAGAATCCACTGCCTTTGTTACCATTTATCAAGCTAGTGAAAACATTTACGAAACATTCGATAAAGTTACTGTCCTTTATGATGGTAGACAAATTTACTACGGTGGGATTCACGAAGCTACAGAATATTTTACCGAAATGGGGTACGAACGTCCTTCAAGACAAGCTACCGCTGAATATTTAACTGCTTTAACTGATAGGAACGgttatcatcaaattcGTCCTGGTTTTGAAGATAAGGTTCCACGTtctgttgaagaattcGAAAGATACTGGTTAGAATCTCCTGAATTTGCTCAATTAAGAGCTGATATTACTTCATACAAGGCAGAGATAGACAGTCAGAAAACAAGGGAATTGTATAATCAATCATTAGCTGAAGAAAAGGCCAAGGGTACACGTACAAAGTCTTATTACACGatttcatatttggaacaaatCAAGCTTTGTACCAAACGTGGTTTCCAAAGAATTTACGGTAATAAAGCTTATACTGTTATTAATGTTAGTTCATCTGTCATTCAAGCTTTTATTGCTGGTTCACTTTTCTATAAGAGTCCATCTGATACATCCGGTTCCTTTTCCAGAAGTGGTGTTCTATACTTCTCCTTATTATTTTACTCCTTAATGGGGTTGGCTAATATTACTTTTGAACATAGACCTATCCTTCAGAAACATAAGAACTATTCATTGTATCATCCCTCTGCTGAAGCTTTAGCAAGTACTTTCTCTGCAGCTCCTTTCAGAATGATTAGTTTGACatgtttcattattattctttatttccTCGCTGGGTTACATGTGGATGCTGGTGCATTTTTCATTGtctatttatttttgacAATGTGTTCTGAAACAATTAACAGTCTTTTCGAAATAGATTACCGCCGTGTGATAGTTCTTGCTCAGGCTAACTTTATTTGTGGTATCTTAACAATGGCTATTTCCTTATACTCCACTTATATGATTCAATTGCATTCCATGCGTCCATGGTTCAAATGGATTTCATATATTCTTCCAATCAGATACTGTTTTGAATCAATGCTTAACGCCGAATTTCATGGTAGACATATGGATTGTGGTGGTACTTTGGTTCCTTCTGGTCCTGGATACGAAAATGTATCAAATGATAACAGAGTTTGCCCATTTGCTGGTTCTAAACCTGGTCAATCCTGGGTTCTAGGTGATGATTACTTGAGGTTACAATACACTTATCAGTATAAACACACTTGGAGAAACTTTGGTATTATGTGGTGTTTCTTAATTGGTTATCTGGTCATTAAGGCTGTTGTTACTGAATTTAAGAGACCTGTCAAAGGTGGTGGTGATGCCTTGATTTTCAAGAAGGGTGCTGAACAATTCAAACATTCAAGTGATCCAGAATTTACTGCCTCATCTTCCAGTGATGCTTCAAATGAAGATAAAGTATCTGATCCTAACGCTGGTgagtttgaaaatttggaagCAACTGGAGTTTTCATCTGGAGAGACGTTTGCTACACTATTCCATATGATGGCGGTCAAAGGATGTTATTGGATCATGTTTCTGGTTATTGTATCCCCGGTACATTAACTGCTTTAATGGGTGAATCTGGTGCTGGTAAGACTACATTATTGAACACTTTGGCTCAAAGAAATGTTGGTATTATTACTGGTGATATGTTAATTAATGGTCATCCCATTGACGCTAGTTTTGAAAGACGTACCGGTTATGTTCAACAACAAGATATCCATATTGCAGAGTTAACTGTCAGAGAATCTTTACAATTCTCAGCCCGTATGCGTCGTGCTCAAGCTATtcctgatgaagaaaaaatggcATAtgttgaaaagattattcaaGTGCTTGACATGGAATACTATGCCGAAGCTCTAGTTGGTGAAATTGGTCGTGGTTTGAATGTTGAACAGAGAAAGAAGTTGTCCATTGGTGTGGAGTTGGTTGCTAAACCTGATttactattatttttgGATGAACCTACTTCTGGTTTGGACTCTCAATCTTCCTGGGccattattcaattgttaAGAAAATTGGCTCAAGCTGGTCAATCTATCCTGTGTACTATCCATCAACCTTCTGCAACATTGTTTGAACAATTCGATAGGTTGTTGCTTTTAAGAAAAGGTGGTCAAACTGTTTACTTTGGTGATATTGGTAAGAACTCAAGAACTTTATTGGATTATTTTGAAGGTAACAGCGCTAGAAAATGTGATCAAAGAGAGAACCCTGCTGAATATATCTTGGAAGCTATTGGTGCCGGTGCAACCGCTAGTTCAGAATCTAACTGGCATGATCTTTGGATTAATTCTCCAGAATACTTGACTGTTAACGAAAAAGtggatgaattaattaGAGATTTATCtcaacaagaaaataaagtcGATCCAGCCGCATTATCTACTTATGCTACTTCCTACGCCTACCAATTTAACTATGTTCTAAAGAGAACAGCAATAACTTTCTGGAGGAATGTGACATATATTGGTTCTAAATTGCTGCTTTTGGGTCTTGGTGGTTTGTTCATTGGTTtcacatttttcaatgttggTAAGAGTTTTATTGGTCTACAAAATGCCATGTTCGGAGCGTTCATGTCCTTAGTTATGGCTGCCCCTGTTATAATGCAAATGATGGGTTTTGCCTTGGCCTCAAGAGAGTTATTTGAAACTAGAGAATCCAAGTCTAATATGTTCCATTGGTCCTTATTATTAGTCACccaatatttgaatgagCTGCCTTATCATTTGTTCTTCTCaaccattttctttgtctCATCGTATTTCCCATTAAGAATTTTCTACGAAGCTCCAAGATCCGGTGTTTactttttgaattattgtATTATGTTTCAATTGTATTATGTTGGCTTTGGGTTAATGGTTCTTTATGCATCTCCAAATCTTCCATCTGCTAATGTGATCCTAGGTTTATGTTTATCGTTCCTAATCTCATTCTGTGGTGTTACTCAACCTAAATCTTTAATGCCTGGTTTCTGGACATTTATGTGGAAGGCATCTCCTTACACTTACTTTGTTCAAAACATGGTCGGTATTATGCTTCATAAGAAACCTGTTGTATGTTCCAAAAAGGAATTAAACTATTTCAATCCGCCAAGTGGTCAAACTTGTGGCCAATACATGGAGAGATTCTTATCAAGATCTCCTGGCTACATTCAGAATCCTGATGCTACATCACAATGTGCCTATTGTGTCTACACTCAAGGTGACGAATATTTAACACATCTCAGTTCTTCTTATTCGTACCTATGGAgaaattttggtttttATTGGGCATAcattatattcaatatatttgcCATGGTTATACTATACTACATCTTCCATGTTAGACAAACACAGTTGATAAACTTGGGATCTATTATGAATAGAATAAAGAGAGTTAAAACCTAG
- the NCAS0E01660 gene encoding uncharacterized protein (ancestral locus Anc_3.219), translating into MSVPVYHITDPNLPTPLVKKSPTIIKRFQETYFTKPDFISRSPGRVNLIGEHIDYADFAVLPMAIDVDMLCAVKILRNDPQKNPSITLTNSDRRFAQRKFDLPLDGSFVTIDPSISDWSNYFKCGLHVAQQFLTELDPERFQNNPLVGLQVFCQGDIPVGSGLSSSSAFICAVALAIIRANMGAQYPMSKSDLTNMTGVAEHYVGVSNGGMDQAASVCGEEDHALYVAFKPTLTATPFKFPQLKDHDIQFVIANTLVVANKFDTAPTNYNLRVIEVTAAANVLANKYGVALHHGGDLNKGNLRDFMEAYYARYFNASNKWEGDVSSGIERLTKMLELVEESLGDKKDGFTVSDAADALNCSREEFTRDYLTIFPVRFQVLKLYQRAKHVYSEALRVLKALQLITHESQYERESEFFSQFGQLMNESQQSCDKLYECSCPEIDSICSIALENGSYGSRLTGAGWGGCTVHLVPGGPNGSVERVKKALIEQFYKVRYPGISDEILEEVIIVSKPALGSCLYELED; encoded by the coding sequence atgTCCGTACCGGTATACCACATAACAGACCCCAATCTACCAACTCCGCTAGTCAAGAAATCTCCCACCATCATAAAGAGATTTCAAGAAACATATTTCACCAAACCTGATTTCATATCAAGGTCCCCCGGTAGAGTAAACCTAATAGGGGAACATATCGATTATGCAGATTTCGCAGTATTACCCATGGCCATCGATGTCGACATGCTTTGTGCAGTCAAGATCCTCCGTAACGACCCACAAAAGAACCCTTCTATAACTTTAACTAATTCAGATCGTAGATTTGCTCAAAGGAAATTCGATTTACCCTTGGATGGTTCATTCGTTACCATAGATCCATCCATCTCAGATTGGtccaattatttcaaatgtgGGCTCCATGTGGCTCAACAATTCTTGACGGAATTGGATCCAGAAAGGTTCCAAAATAATCCGCTCGTGGGACTGCAAGTCTTTTGTCAAGGTGACATCCCCGTGGGAAGTGGGTTATCCTCATCTTCGGCATTCATTTGTGCTGTCGCATTGGCGATAATTAGAGCTAATATGGGCGCTCAATACCCGATGAGTAAGAGTGATTTGACTAACATGACAGGTGTTGCGGAACACTACGTGGGTGTGAGTAATGGTGGGATGGATCAAGCCGCATCCGTGTgtggtgaagaagatcatGCATTGTATGTGGCTTTCAAACCAACATTAACAGCGACACCTTTCAAGTTCCCACAGTTGAAAGATCATGATATTCAATTCGTGATTGCTAATACTCTTGTGGTGGCTAATAAATTCGATACTGCTCCTACTAATTATAATTTAAGAGTCATTGAAGTCACTGCAGCAGCAAACGTATTGGCTAATAAGTATGGTGTTGCATTGCATCATGGTGGCGATTTGAATAAGGGTAATTTAAGAGATTTTATGGAAGCTTATTATGCTAGATATTTTAATGCTTCGAATAAATGGGAAGGTGATGTGTCAAGTGGGATTGAAAGATTGACTAAGATGTTGGAGTTAGTGGAAGAGTCTCTAGGTGATAAGAAGGATGGGTTCACTGTGAGTGATGCCGCTGATGCATTAAATTGTTCTCGTGAAGAATTTACAAGAGATTATTTGACCATATTTCCCGTGAGGTTTCAagtattgaaattatatcAAAGAGCCAAACATGTATATTCGGAGGCTTTGAGAGTGTTGAAGGCGCTACAATTAATTACTCATGAATCTCAATACGAAAGGGAAAGtgaatttttttcacaGTTTGgtcaattgatgaatgaGTCACAACAATCTTGTGATAAATTATATGAATGTTCGTGTCCTGAAATTGATAGTATTTGTTCCATTGCATTGGAGAACGGGTCATATGGATCTCGTTTGACAGGGGCTGGTTGGGGTGGATGTACTGTGCATTTAGTCCCTGGTGGACCAAATGGAAGTGTGGAAAGAGTTAAGAAGGCATTGattgaacaattttatAAAGTAAGATATCCAGGCATATCAgatgaaatattggaagAGGTAATTATTGTTTCCAAACCAGCACTGGGCAGTTGTCTTTATGAATTAGAGGATTGA